The genomic window gtgatttaaaatttcgttttgctTTGCACATTGCTCGACTCTAAGAAAGCTCATTTGTAATCAACCGCAAATCACGCTGTAAACCAATTAATGAAAGTTGAAATTGACAGGATAGAAGCCTTTTTTAGTTGACCTCTTAAAAACATACCATTGTCCTTTTGATGACACTTAACTACAGGACATTGTTGTTGTTCAAACCGTTCAATGACCGACtgtttaaaaacaactttttataaTCATTCCTTCAAAATAATTCGCTGAATTTATTTGAACAAGATAACGGTTCTAAATTGCCCTGAAACCTTTCCAAGCCTAAGACTGTAATGTACTGGTGCAGTTAAAAATTGTCTTCAGGGGCATGCATGCATCTTTTGGCTCGTGacttcaaagtttttaaagGTGTCTGATTTCAGGCAACGCTAAAAGTAACTCAGCATTTGagcatttgaaattttttagtgCGTGCAGCTgattaaacagaaaataatcCGTAATAGAATGTACAATCAAACTAAAAAGTGTAAATAAATGACATAGTTGTAGGCGAGAAATCAATTTTCTgttattaaagtaaaatttaggCAAAGCATGAAATTTCTGGGGATATTTCATTTCCTCAAGTATAGTTGCAGTTTTTCTAGACCttgcattgtttaaaaaagtacgTATtacgaaacttaaaaaaaaaatagttgtttagcttaaaatggaatttaatgCCTGAAACATTTTACGTCTATCAAATCTTAAGATCCCAATTGTTGGCTTCTTAATAAAGTGTGATCTCGTGCCATCATTTTCATTATAACATCTGGCAAAAGAGGTTATCAAATCTCAACTAAACTTGGTATGGAAGTAGGATTAACTGTCATGTTTGGGTGTTTTGGGAGTTGGTGCTCAATCTAATATATGTGGAGGAAGAAAGTCCCTAAATTCTAGTCATCAGGAAACAAAGGGCTGTCCGATCGTAACGGCATTTGGTGGGAAAGGAGCGCTAATATTATTTTcaggaactttttatcattataaCTCAATCTGACTTTTGTAGGCAAGACAAAGGCAAAGGGCTACTAAATTCAAGTCATCAGAACATATAGAAGGAGTTCCTTCTAGAACGGGAGCACTAAttgttagtttaattttattataactcacaattttaagtttcttttccttttctagcCCCAATGGAGATACGATGAAATTGAACTCCACTATAACAATCCTAGCCCATATAAAACAGGTGAATTTGATCCCTTGAACATAAATCAAGACTATGGTAGTCGAGTATACCAGCCTCCTTATACACCAGTAGAAGTGGACTCTAATGAGAACAATTTGGATAACGATATTGCACATGGCTTTGATACAAACGAAAGGCCAGCTATTATTCCAGCTGCTATTCCTGAACGAGTAGACGAGCAGCAAATGGAAAATGACACTCCAGTTGTTAATCCAGCACTTATCCCTGAACCTAAATATGAACAAATTGTAGGTGATACTGATAGACAGAAAgatcttttggaaaaaaatgcttTTGATAATGCGCCCATAGCGGCTTCTGCAGCTATTGTTCCTGAACTGGCTCTTCAAGAGGATGAAACAAGTGCTGGAATTACTTTCTCTGAAGAAGATACTATCGCACATGAATTTAACATAAATAATAGCCCAGCTGCTGTGCTAGCCACTCTTCCTGAACAATTTGATGACCAACAAATGGAAAATGACACCCCAATTGCTGTTTCAGCACTTGTCCCAGAACCTATTTATGAACAAGAAGCAGTTGATGTTGATCAGCAGAAAGATGCTATGGAAGAAAATACTTTTGATAATATACCTGTAGCAGCTCTTGCAGCCATTGTTCCAGAATTGGATCTTCAAGAGGATCAACCAAGTGCCAGGACTACTTTTTCTGAGGAAGATGATTCAGACGAAAGTGAAGAGATAGATCCTTTTGCAATCTTTCAGCAGTCTTTTGAAGACGTTGCAGCTGACGACGTTGCCAGAAGTGGTTTCGTAGCTAACGAAGATGAAATAGAGGAAGCAGAGACAAAATCTAACATTGTTGTCGCAGCTGAAGCAAACAACAGTAAAAAAGTAACTGAAGcagaaaatgatgaaaatcaAGTTAACGATGTAACCAAAAACATCGAAAGCATTGCAGACgctgaaaaagaagctgaaagtaATGTTCATGAACTTCCTCTTCAAGAGGATGAACCAAATGCTGGAATCACTTTCTCTGAAGAAGATAATATCGGAAATACCTTCAATACCAATGACAGTCCTGCTGTTATGCAGCCCACTCTTCCTGATCCAGTGAATGAACAACAAGCGGAAAATGACCCACCTATGGCTGTTCTTGTGCTTGTTCCTGAACCTATAAATGAACAAGAAGAAGCTAATGCTGATCAACAGAGAAATACAATGGAAGGAAATGCTTTTGATGATATACCTGTAACTGCTCCTGTAGCCATTGTTCCAGAAATGGATCTTCAAGAGGATGAACCTAGCACCAGGACTACTCTTTCTGAAGAGGATGATTCAGACGAAAGTCAAGAAATATTTCCATTTGCAATCTCTCAGCAATCCTCCGAAGAAAGTAATGAGGTTGCAGCTGACGACGTTGCCAGAAGTACTATCATAGCTAACAAAGATGAAATAGAAGAAGCAAAGACAAAATCTAACATTGCTGTCGCAGCTGAAGTAAACAACATTATAAAACTAATTGAAAcagaaaatgatgaaaatcaAGTTAATGATGTAACCGAAAACGTCGAAATCAGTGCAGACGCTGAAAAAGGTTTTGAGCCCATAGATGAAGCTAGGCTTGCAGAAAGCCAAACTGAGATCTCTTTTAACGAGGAGGCTATAAATGACTTTGACGCTACGGAACCTAGTAATGTTTTTTCTCAAGTAAACCTTGATGAAAAGAATAgtgaatttaatattaataatttagaagAAGGTGCTGAAAAAATATCCGATTTATCACCTTTAAATGATGCACAAATTAACATTGAAAACGTTGATTTATCATCTAATATAGCTGAAGACACTACTGAAGCTG from Artemia franciscana chromosome 10, ASM3288406v1, whole genome shotgun sequence includes these protein-coding regions:
- the LOC136031901 gene encoding uncharacterized protein LOC136031901; translation: MIMIGKNILVFAALCAVTLQHLNAAPQYRFRPQWRYDEIELHYNNPSPYKTGEFDPLNINQDYGSRVYQPPYTPVEVDSNENNLDNDIAHGFDTNERPAIIPAAIPERVDEQQMENDTPVVNPALIPEPKYEQIVGDTDRQKDLLEKNAFDNAPIAASAAIVPELALQEDETSAGITFSEEDTIAHEFNINNSPAAVLATLPEQFDDQQMENDTPIAVSALVPEPIYEQEAVDVDQQKDAMEENTFDNIPVAALAAIVPELDLQEDQPSARTTFSEEDDSDESEEIDPFAIFQQSFEDVAADDVARSGFVANEDEIEEAETKSNIVVAAEANNSKKVTEAENDENQVNDVTKNIESIADAEKEAESNVHELPLQEDEPNAGITFSEEDNIGNTFNTNDSPAVMQPTLPDPVNEQQAENDPPMAVLVLVPEPINEQEEANADQQRNTMEGNAFDDIPVTAPVAIVPEMDLQEDEPSTRTTLSEEDDSDESQEIFPFAISQQSSEESNEVAADDVARSTIIANKDEIEEAKTKSNIAVAAEVNNIIKLIETENDENQVNDVTENVEISADAEKGFEPIDEARLAESQTEISFNEEAINDFDATEPSNVFSQVNLDEKNSEFNINNLEEGAEKISDLSPLNDAQINIENVDLSSNIAEDTTEADESLLMRSSIKNTDAEPEIDVNQDEVAADETSGDNDFAVEEAGSFTSDAILADQGSGDAAIAFDAVENMEDSTELPDTLFRKQNSEQLSANDATETTVLLSQDVADFEFNPINVNADDGTENATEAV